Proteins encoded within one genomic window of Brassica rapa cultivar Chiifu-401-42 chromosome A09, CAAS_Brap_v3.01, whole genome shotgun sequence:
- the LOC103839160 gene encoding uncharacterized protein LOC103839160: MASTYTLLADLRARRCSNTAEVRLLRFWEARNINKGGELMSVDMLLLDENSTLVHGSVSALRQLRFRQRLTEGSVYNLSGFDVAWNSPKFRLSDGPVSICFNEETAFEKTSVRNIPTEHFRFRSYDQILELANTGKQLPDVMGELCAIRSTITDRIPGAQRVMLTLRLERDSTIRVSLFDSLALAFHSKLDCYGREPRIVIATGINPKMVAGKLYLNGTSATRL; the protein is encoded by the exons ATGGCGTCTACGTACACGCTACTTGCCGACCTGAGAGCCAGGCGATGCTCTAACACCGCGGAGGTCCGTCTGTTGAGATTTTGGGAGGCAAGAAACATCAACAAAGGCGGGGAGCTTATGAGCGTTGATATGTTGCTCCTCGATGAAAAC TCAACGCTGGTGCACGGATCTGTTTCGGCACTTCGCCAGCTCAGGTTCAGACAACGTCTCACCGAAGGCTCTGTCTACAATCTAAGCGGATTCGACGTGGCCTGGAACAGCCCCAAATTTCGATTATCTGATGGGCCTGTCTCAATTTGTTTCAATGAAGAAACAGCTTTTGAGAAAACGAGTGTAAGGAACATACCTACCGAACACTTCCGCTTCCGGTCATACGACCAGATACTGGAGCTAGCAAATACCGGCAAACAACTCCCgg ATGTAATGGGAGAGCTTTGTGCAATTAGGAGCACAATAACCGACCGGATACCTGGAGCACAGCGTGTTATGCTTACCTTGCGTCTCGAAAG GGATTCAACCATCCGTGTTAGTCTGTTTGATTCTTTGGCACTTGCCTTCCATAGCAAGCTCGACTGTTACGGGAGAGAGCCAAGAATTGTTATCGCCACTGGCATCAATCCTAAGATGGTTGCAG GAAAATTATATCTCAATGGCACTTCTGCCACACGTCTTTAA